A part of Bufo bufo chromosome 7, aBufBuf1.1, whole genome shotgun sequence genomic DNA contains:
- the SRL gene encoding sarcalumenin isoform X2 gives MKGPGLFCCCLAALLLFVGAECQVPEDVGPFADGQTGVVDTSLDDKSLHADQILTENSLVLSYTEGLEPETHEIKQQDCGPATRERQEKQNITPGASLCDPVNIEDDAGKEPENERGQDVTIDKEPEEVLSEGFSEEVITETDVVVENLKSENLPGKSGDNKPIETEAESLLDVKEQSEGKSEGDVTEVRLPIAEEEDTANLDTEEEQEELDEETDTGGEEPSEEQPEESEEIAVDAENDTNGSEASEEKHEESENPDVKTDRNGGDSSEEEQEESEEPEVDAEIDTNGGDSSEEEQEESEETEVDAEIDTNGGDSSEEEQEESEETEVDAEIDTNGDDSSEEEQEESSEETEVDAEIDTNGGDSSEEEQEESEETEVDAEIDTNGGDSSEEEQEETEEPEPDAEADTDVGESSEEVEEESKEPELDAEDQEGAEEPVLDTNTNGQESPEEERKTEGIELDINEGQPSEEREEDTHVDEHNENISEETEEKVSDIEGSIKEVTLEEQVEKPGNTETKSAEELKDSSEKVGNSPLKPISEDQVSAGREIDEEKMLLAKQRVKSSSPSKQSQRQAPKSRSRRLKDDVEDAEEFPRRDRSHIDNTLKLTEEKPADDYTVALQKLRKIYHSSIKPMELSYKYNELRQYEITDGEITSKPMVLFLGPWSVGKSTMINYLLGLDETPHQLYTGAEPTTSEFTVLMHGPKLKTIEGIVMAADSARSFSPLEKFGQNFLEKLIGIEIPHKLLERVTFVDTPGIIENRKQQERGYPFNDVCQWFIDRADLIFVVFDPTKLDVGLELEMLFRQLKGRESQIRIILNKADSLATQELMRVYGALFWSLAPLINVTEPPRVYVSSFWPEDYQPETHRELFLKEEISLLEDLTQVIENRLENKIAFIRQHAIRVRIHALLVDRYLHTYKDKMTFFSDGELVFKDILEDPDKFFIFKSILAKTNVSKFDLPNREAYKDFFGVNSVTSFKLLSQQCSYMGGCLIEKIERAITRELPDLIGSISKKPSNLNCDVTGCGEAPKNRYKKH, from the exons AATGTCAAGTCCCTGAGGATGTTGGACCTTTTGCTGATGGACAGACAGGTGTGGTGGACACCAGCTTGGATGACAAGTCTCTTCACGCTGATCAGATTCTTACAGAGAACAGTCTGGTATTGTCCTATACTGAAGGCCTTGAGCCAGAAACACATGAGATAAAGCAACAGGATTGTGGACCAGCGACTAGGGAGAGGcaagaaaaacaaaatataacTCCAGGTGCATCTCTCTGTGATCCTGTTAATATTGAAGATGATGCAGGAAAGGAACCCGAAAATGAACGAGGCCAAGATGTGACCATAGATAAAGAACCTGAAGAAGTCCTAAGTGAaggcttcagtgaagaagtcattacagaaacagatgtagtTGTGGAGAATTTAAAGTCAGAGAACCTTCCTGGAAAATCGGGAGATAACAAACCAATTGAAACTGAAGCAGAGTCATTACTGGATGTCAAGGAACAGAGTGAAGGAAAATCAGAAGGTGATGTAACTGAAGTCAGGTTACCAATTGCAGAAGAAGAAGATACAGCAAATTTAGATACAGAGGAAGAGCAAGAAGAATTAGATGAGGAAACTGATACAGGTGGAGAAGAACCATCAGAAGAACAGCCAGAAGAATCTGAAGAGATAGCAGTAGATGCTGAGAATGATACAAATGGAAGTGAAGCTTCTGAAGAAAAGCATGAAGAGTCCGAAAACCCAGATGTTAAGACTGACAGAAATGGAGGTGATTCTTCTGAAGAAGAACAAGAAGAATCTGAAGAGCCAGAGGTAGATGCTGAGATTGATACCAATGGAGGTGATTCTTCTGAAGAAGAACAGGAAGAATCTGAAGAGACAGAGGTAGATGCTGAGATTGATACCAATGGAGGTGATTCTTCTGAAGAAGAACAGGAAGAATCTGAAGAGACAGAGGTAGATGCTGAGATTGATACCAATGGAGATGATTCTTCTGAAGAAGAACAGGAAGAATCATCTGAAGAGACAGAGGTAGATGCTGAGATTGATACCAATGGAGGTGATTCTTCTGAAGAAGAACAGGAAGAATCTGAAGAGACAGAGGTAGATGCTGAGATTGATACCAATGGAGGTGATTCTTCTGAAGAAGAACAAGAAGAGACTGAAGAACCAGAACCTGATGCTGAGGCTGATACAGATGTTGGTGAGTCTTCTGAAGAAGTGGAGGAAGAGTCCAAAGAACCAGAGTTAGATGCAGAAGAccaagaaggggcagaggaaccaGTGTTAGATACTAATACAAATGGGCAAGAGTCtccagaagaagaaagaaaaactgAAGGAATAGAGTTAGATATAAATGAGGGACAACCCTCAGAAGAAAGGGAGGAAGATACACATGTTGATGAACATAATGAGAATATATCAGAAGAGACAGAAGAAAAAGTTTCAGACATAGAAGGTAGCATAAAAGAAGTGACTCTGGAAGAACAGGTAGAGAAACCAGGGAATACAGAAACAAAGAGTGCAGAAGAATTGAAAGATTCTTCTGAGAAAGTTGGCAACTCACCGTTAAAACCAATTAGTGAGGATCAGGTATCTGCTGGAAGAGAGATCGATGAAGAGAAAATGCTTCTGGCCAAACAAAGAGTGAAGTCATCTTCTCCTTCTAAACAATCCCAGAGACAAGCTCCTAAGTCAAGATCAAGGAGACTAAAAG ATGATGTGGAAGATGCGGAAGAATTCCCCAGAAGGGACAGAAGCCACATAGACAACACCTTGAAACTTACAGAAGAGAAACCGGCAGATGATTATACAG TGGCACTGCAGAAACTGAGGAAAATTTACCACTCTTCTATCAAACCCATGGAACTGTCTTACAAATACAACGAGCTGAGACAGTATGAGATCACAG ATGGAGAGATCACTTCTAAACCAATGGTGTTGTTTTTGGGACCGTGGAGCGTTGGCAAGTCCACCATGATCAACTACCTCTTGGGGTTGGATGAAACCCCCCATCAACTGTATACAG GTGCTGAACCCACAACTTCTGAATTTACTGTCCTCATGCATGGGCCAAAGCTGAAGACCATTGAGGGTATTGTGATGGCTGCTGATAGTGCTCGTTCCTTTTCTCCACTGGAAAAATTTGGACAGAACTTTTTGGAGAAGCTTATTGGCATTGAGATTCCTCATAAACTCTTGGAAAGAGTGACATTTGTGGATACTCCTGGTATCATCGAGAACCGAAAACAACAAGAAAGAG GTTATCCATTCAATGATGTATGCCAATGGTTTATTGACAGAGCCGATCTCATTTTTGTCGTATTTGACCCAACCAAACTAGATGTGGGTCTGGAGTTGGAGATGCTCTTCAGACAGCTGAAGGGACGTGAGTCTCAGATCCGTATCATCCTAAACAAGGCTGATAGCTTGGCCACACAAGAACTTATGAGGGTATATGGTGCTCTCTTTTGGAGTCTGGCACCTCTCATCAATGTTACTGAGCCACCTAGAGTCTACGTCAGCTCTTTCTGGCCAGAAGACTATCAGCCAGAAACACACAGGGAGTTATTCCTTAAAGAAGAGATTTCCCTTCTTGAAGATCTCACTCAAGTCATCGAGAACAGACTTGAAAACAAGATAGCTTTTATTCGTCAGCATGCTATTAGAGTCCGTATCCATGCTTTGCTGGTAGACCGCTACCTTCATACCTACAAGGACAAGATGACATTCTTTAGTGATGGAGAACTTGTGTTCAAGGACATACTAGAGGATCCAGATAAATTCTTTATCTTCAAGTCCATCTTGGCTAAAACCAATGTCAGCAAGTTTGACCTTCCCAACCGCGAGGCCTACAAAGATTTCTTTGGAGTAAACTCCGTTACAAGCTTCAAGCTTCTGTCCCAGCAATGCTCCTACATGGGTGGGTGCCTCATTGAGAAGATCGAAAGAGCCATAACACGTGAGCTTCCAGATCTCATTGGCAGCATCAGTAAAAAGCCTTCAAATCTCAACTGTGATGTGACCGGTTGTGGAGAAGCACCAAAGAACCGTTATAAAAAACATTAA
- the SRL gene encoding sarcalumenin isoform X1 has translation MKGPGLFCCCLAALLLFVGAECQVPEDVGPFADGQTGVVDTSLDDKSLHADQILTENSLVLSYTEGLEPETHEIKQQDCGPATRERQEKQNITPGASLCDPVNIEDDAGKEPENERGQDVTIDKEPEEVLSEGFSEEVITETDVVVENLKSENLPGKSGDNKPIETEAESLLDVKEQSEGKSEGDVTEVRLPIAEEEDTANLDTEEEQEELDEETDTGGEEPSEEQPEESEEIAVDAENDTNGSEASEEKHEESENPDVKTDRNGGDSSEEEQEESEEPEVDAEIDTNGGDSSEEEQEESEETEVDAEIDTNGGDSSEEEQEESEETEVDAEIDTNGDDSSEEEQEESSEETEVDAEIDTNGGDSSEEEQEESEETEVDAEIDTNGGDSSEEEQEETEEPEPDAEADTDVGESSEEVEEESKEPELDAEDQEGAEEPVLDTNTNGQESPEEERKTEGIELDINEGQPSEEREEDTHVDEHNENISEETEEKVSDIEGSIKEVTLEEQVEKPGNTETKSAEELKDSSEKVGNSPLKPISEDQVSAGREIDEEKMLLAKQRVKSSSPSKQSQRQAPKSRSRRLKDDVEDAEEFPRRDRSHIDNTLKLTEEKPADDYTVALQKLRKIYHSSIKPMELSYKYNELRQYEITAYHGRSLADSAADGEITSKPMVLFLGPWSVGKSTMINYLLGLDETPHQLYTGAEPTTSEFTVLMHGPKLKTIEGIVMAADSARSFSPLEKFGQNFLEKLIGIEIPHKLLERVTFVDTPGIIENRKQQERGYPFNDVCQWFIDRADLIFVVFDPTKLDVGLELEMLFRQLKGRESQIRIILNKADSLATQELMRVYGALFWSLAPLINVTEPPRVYVSSFWPEDYQPETHRELFLKEEISLLEDLTQVIENRLENKIAFIRQHAIRVRIHALLVDRYLHTYKDKMTFFSDGELVFKDILEDPDKFFIFKSILAKTNVSKFDLPNREAYKDFFGVNSVTSFKLLSQQCSYMGGCLIEKIERAITRELPDLIGSISKKPSNLNCDVTGCGEAPKNRYKKH, from the exons AATGTCAAGTCCCTGAGGATGTTGGACCTTTTGCTGATGGACAGACAGGTGTGGTGGACACCAGCTTGGATGACAAGTCTCTTCACGCTGATCAGATTCTTACAGAGAACAGTCTGGTATTGTCCTATACTGAAGGCCTTGAGCCAGAAACACATGAGATAAAGCAACAGGATTGTGGACCAGCGACTAGGGAGAGGcaagaaaaacaaaatataacTCCAGGTGCATCTCTCTGTGATCCTGTTAATATTGAAGATGATGCAGGAAAGGAACCCGAAAATGAACGAGGCCAAGATGTGACCATAGATAAAGAACCTGAAGAAGTCCTAAGTGAaggcttcagtgaagaagtcattacagaaacagatgtagtTGTGGAGAATTTAAAGTCAGAGAACCTTCCTGGAAAATCGGGAGATAACAAACCAATTGAAACTGAAGCAGAGTCATTACTGGATGTCAAGGAACAGAGTGAAGGAAAATCAGAAGGTGATGTAACTGAAGTCAGGTTACCAATTGCAGAAGAAGAAGATACAGCAAATTTAGATACAGAGGAAGAGCAAGAAGAATTAGATGAGGAAACTGATACAGGTGGAGAAGAACCATCAGAAGAACAGCCAGAAGAATCTGAAGAGATAGCAGTAGATGCTGAGAATGATACAAATGGAAGTGAAGCTTCTGAAGAAAAGCATGAAGAGTCCGAAAACCCAGATGTTAAGACTGACAGAAATGGAGGTGATTCTTCTGAAGAAGAACAAGAAGAATCTGAAGAGCCAGAGGTAGATGCTGAGATTGATACCAATGGAGGTGATTCTTCTGAAGAAGAACAGGAAGAATCTGAAGAGACAGAGGTAGATGCTGAGATTGATACCAATGGAGGTGATTCTTCTGAAGAAGAACAGGAAGAATCTGAAGAGACAGAGGTAGATGCTGAGATTGATACCAATGGAGATGATTCTTCTGAAGAAGAACAGGAAGAATCATCTGAAGAGACAGAGGTAGATGCTGAGATTGATACCAATGGAGGTGATTCTTCTGAAGAAGAACAGGAAGAATCTGAAGAGACAGAGGTAGATGCTGAGATTGATACCAATGGAGGTGATTCTTCTGAAGAAGAACAAGAAGAGACTGAAGAACCAGAACCTGATGCTGAGGCTGATACAGATGTTGGTGAGTCTTCTGAAGAAGTGGAGGAAGAGTCCAAAGAACCAGAGTTAGATGCAGAAGAccaagaaggggcagaggaaccaGTGTTAGATACTAATACAAATGGGCAAGAGTCtccagaagaagaaagaaaaactgAAGGAATAGAGTTAGATATAAATGAGGGACAACCCTCAGAAGAAAGGGAGGAAGATACACATGTTGATGAACATAATGAGAATATATCAGAAGAGACAGAAGAAAAAGTTTCAGACATAGAAGGTAGCATAAAAGAAGTGACTCTGGAAGAACAGGTAGAGAAACCAGGGAATACAGAAACAAAGAGTGCAGAAGAATTGAAAGATTCTTCTGAGAAAGTTGGCAACTCACCGTTAAAACCAATTAGTGAGGATCAGGTATCTGCTGGAAGAGAGATCGATGAAGAGAAAATGCTTCTGGCCAAACAAAGAGTGAAGTCATCTTCTCCTTCTAAACAATCCCAGAGACAAGCTCCTAAGTCAAGATCAAGGAGACTAAAAG ATGATGTGGAAGATGCGGAAGAATTCCCCAGAAGGGACAGAAGCCACATAGACAACACCTTGAAACTTACAGAAGAGAAACCGGCAGATGATTATACAG TGGCACTGCAGAAACTGAGGAAAATTTACCACTCTTCTATCAAACCCATGGAACTGTCTTACAAATACAACGAGCTGAGACAGTATGAGATCACAG CTTATCATGGACGTAGCCTTGCTGACTCGGCCGCAG ATGGAGAGATCACTTCTAAACCAATGGTGTTGTTTTTGGGACCGTGGAGCGTTGGCAAGTCCACCATGATCAACTACCTCTTGGGGTTGGATGAAACCCCCCATCAACTGTATACAG GTGCTGAACCCACAACTTCTGAATTTACTGTCCTCATGCATGGGCCAAAGCTGAAGACCATTGAGGGTATTGTGATGGCTGCTGATAGTGCTCGTTCCTTTTCTCCACTGGAAAAATTTGGACAGAACTTTTTGGAGAAGCTTATTGGCATTGAGATTCCTCATAAACTCTTGGAAAGAGTGACATTTGTGGATACTCCTGGTATCATCGAGAACCGAAAACAACAAGAAAGAG GTTATCCATTCAATGATGTATGCCAATGGTTTATTGACAGAGCCGATCTCATTTTTGTCGTATTTGACCCAACCAAACTAGATGTGGGTCTGGAGTTGGAGATGCTCTTCAGACAGCTGAAGGGACGTGAGTCTCAGATCCGTATCATCCTAAACAAGGCTGATAGCTTGGCCACACAAGAACTTATGAGGGTATATGGTGCTCTCTTTTGGAGTCTGGCACCTCTCATCAATGTTACTGAGCCACCTAGAGTCTACGTCAGCTCTTTCTGGCCAGAAGACTATCAGCCAGAAACACACAGGGAGTTATTCCTTAAAGAAGAGATTTCCCTTCTTGAAGATCTCACTCAAGTCATCGAGAACAGACTTGAAAACAAGATAGCTTTTATTCGTCAGCATGCTATTAGAGTCCGTATCCATGCTTTGCTGGTAGACCGCTACCTTCATACCTACAAGGACAAGATGACATTCTTTAGTGATGGAGAACTTGTGTTCAAGGACATACTAGAGGATCCAGATAAATTCTTTATCTTCAAGTCCATCTTGGCTAAAACCAATGTCAGCAAGTTTGACCTTCCCAACCGCGAGGCCTACAAAGATTTCTTTGGAGTAAACTCCGTTACAAGCTTCAAGCTTCTGTCCCAGCAATGCTCCTACATGGGTGGGTGCCTCATTGAGAAGATCGAAAGAGCCATAACACGTGAGCTTCCAGATCTCATTGGCAGCATCAGTAAAAAGCCTTCAAATCTCAACTGTGATGTGACCGGTTGTGGAGAAGCACCAAAGAACCGTTATAAAAAACATTAA
- the SRL gene encoding sarcalumenin isoform X3, producing MKGPGLFCCCLAALLLFVGAECQVPEDVGPFADGQTGVVDTSLDDKSLHADQILTENSLVLSYTEGLEPETHEIKQQDCGPATRERQEKQNITPGASLCDPVNIEDDAGKEPENERGQDVTIDKEPEEVLSEGFSEEVITETDVVVENLKSENLPGKSGDNKPIETEAESLLDVKEQSEGKSEGDVTEVRLPIAEEEDTANLDTEEEQEELDEETDTGGEEPSEEQPEESEEIAVDAENDTNGSEASEEKHEESENPDVKTDRNGGDSSEEEQEESEETEVDAEIDTNGGDSSEEEQEESEETEVDAEIDTNGDDSSEEEQEESSEETEVDAEIDTNGGDSSEEEQEESEETEVDAEIDTNGGDSSEEEQEETEEPEPDAEADTDVGESSEEVEEESKEPELDAEDQEGAEEPVLDTNTNGQESPEEERKTEGIELDINEGQPSEEREEDTHVDEHNENISEETEEKVSDIEGSIKEVTLEEQVEKPGNTETKSAEELKDSSEKVGNSPLKPISEDQVSAGREIDEEKMLLAKQRVKSSSPSKQSQRQAPKSRSRRLKDDVEDAEEFPRRDRSHIDNTLKLTEEKPADDYTVALQKLRKIYHSSIKPMELSYKYNELRQYEITAYHGRSLADSAADGEITSKPMVLFLGPWSVGKSTMINYLLGLDETPHQLYTGAEPTTSEFTVLMHGPKLKTIEGIVMAADSARSFSPLEKFGQNFLEKLIGIEIPHKLLERVTFVDTPGIIENRKQQERGYPFNDVCQWFIDRADLIFVVFDPTKLDVGLELEMLFRQLKGRESQIRIILNKADSLATQELMRVYGALFWSLAPLINVTEPPRVYVSSFWPEDYQPETHRELFLKEEISLLEDLTQVIENRLENKIAFIRQHAIRVRIHALLVDRYLHTYKDKMTFFSDGELVFKDILEDPDKFFIFKSILAKTNVSKFDLPNREAYKDFFGVNSVTSFKLLSQQCSYMGGCLIEKIERAITRELPDLIGSISKKPSNLNCDVTGCGEAPKNRYKKH from the exons AATGTCAAGTCCCTGAGGATGTTGGACCTTTTGCTGATGGACAGACAGGTGTGGTGGACACCAGCTTGGATGACAAGTCTCTTCACGCTGATCAGATTCTTACAGAGAACAGTCTGGTATTGTCCTATACTGAAGGCCTTGAGCCAGAAACACATGAGATAAAGCAACAGGATTGTGGACCAGCGACTAGGGAGAGGcaagaaaaacaaaatataacTCCAGGTGCATCTCTCTGTGATCCTGTTAATATTGAAGATGATGCAGGAAAGGAACCCGAAAATGAACGAGGCCAAGATGTGACCATAGATAAAGAACCTGAAGAAGTCCTAAGTGAaggcttcagtgaagaagtcattacagaaacagatgtagtTGTGGAGAATTTAAAGTCAGAGAACCTTCCTGGAAAATCGGGAGATAACAAACCAATTGAAACTGAAGCAGAGTCATTACTGGATGTCAAGGAACAGAGTGAAGGAAAATCAGAAGGTGATGTAACTGAAGTCAGGTTACCAATTGCAGAAGAAGAAGATACAGCAAATTTAGATACAGAGGAAGAGCAAGAAGAATTAGATGAGGAAACTGATACAGGTGGAGAAGAACCATCAGAAGAACAGCCAGAAGAATCTGAAGAGATAGCAGTAGATGCTGAGAATGATACAAATGGAAGTGAAGCTTCTGAAGAAAAGCATGAAGAGTCCGAAAACCCAGATGTTAAGACTGACAGAAATGGAG GTGATTCTTCTGAAGAAGAACAGGAAGAATCTGAAGAGACAGAGGTAGATGCTGAGATTGATACCAATGGAGGTGATTCTTCTGAAGAAGAACAGGAAGAATCTGAAGAGACAGAGGTAGATGCTGAGATTGATACCAATGGAGATGATTCTTCTGAAGAAGAACAGGAAGAATCATCTGAAGAGACAGAGGTAGATGCTGAGATTGATACCAATGGAGGTGATTCTTCTGAAGAAGAACAGGAAGAATCTGAAGAGACAGAGGTAGATGCTGAGATTGATACCAATGGAGGTGATTCTTCTGAAGAAGAACAAGAAGAGACTGAAGAACCAGAACCTGATGCTGAGGCTGATACAGATGTTGGTGAGTCTTCTGAAGAAGTGGAGGAAGAGTCCAAAGAACCAGAGTTAGATGCAGAAGAccaagaaggggcagaggaaccaGTGTTAGATACTAATACAAATGGGCAAGAGTCtccagaagaagaaagaaaaactgAAGGAATAGAGTTAGATATAAATGAGGGACAACCCTCAGAAGAAAGGGAGGAAGATACACATGTTGATGAACATAATGAGAATATATCAGAAGAGACAGAAGAAAAAGTTTCAGACATAGAAGGTAGCATAAAAGAAGTGACTCTGGAAGAACAGGTAGAGAAACCAGGGAATACAGAAACAAAGAGTGCAGAAGAATTGAAAGATTCTTCTGAGAAAGTTGGCAACTCACCGTTAAAACCAATTAGTGAGGATCAGGTATCTGCTGGAAGAGAGATCGATGAAGAGAAAATGCTTCTGGCCAAACAAAGAGTGAAGTCATCTTCTCCTTCTAAACAATCCCAGAGACAAGCTCCTAAGTCAAGATCAAGGAGACTAAAAG ATGATGTGGAAGATGCGGAAGAATTCCCCAGAAGGGACAGAAGCCACATAGACAACACCTTGAAACTTACAGAAGAGAAACCGGCAGATGATTATACAG TGGCACTGCAGAAACTGAGGAAAATTTACCACTCTTCTATCAAACCCATGGAACTGTCTTACAAATACAACGAGCTGAGACAGTATGAGATCACAG CTTATCATGGACGTAGCCTTGCTGACTCGGCCGCAG ATGGAGAGATCACTTCTAAACCAATGGTGTTGTTTTTGGGACCGTGGAGCGTTGGCAAGTCCACCATGATCAACTACCTCTTGGGGTTGGATGAAACCCCCCATCAACTGTATACAG GTGCTGAACCCACAACTTCTGAATTTACTGTCCTCATGCATGGGCCAAAGCTGAAGACCATTGAGGGTATTGTGATGGCTGCTGATAGTGCTCGTTCCTTTTCTCCACTGGAAAAATTTGGACAGAACTTTTTGGAGAAGCTTATTGGCATTGAGATTCCTCATAAACTCTTGGAAAGAGTGACATTTGTGGATACTCCTGGTATCATCGAGAACCGAAAACAACAAGAAAGAG GTTATCCATTCAATGATGTATGCCAATGGTTTATTGACAGAGCCGATCTCATTTTTGTCGTATTTGACCCAACCAAACTAGATGTGGGTCTGGAGTTGGAGATGCTCTTCAGACAGCTGAAGGGACGTGAGTCTCAGATCCGTATCATCCTAAACAAGGCTGATAGCTTGGCCACACAAGAACTTATGAGGGTATATGGTGCTCTCTTTTGGAGTCTGGCACCTCTCATCAATGTTACTGAGCCACCTAGAGTCTACGTCAGCTCTTTCTGGCCAGAAGACTATCAGCCAGAAACACACAGGGAGTTATTCCTTAAAGAAGAGATTTCCCTTCTTGAAGATCTCACTCAAGTCATCGAGAACAGACTTGAAAACAAGATAGCTTTTATTCGTCAGCATGCTATTAGAGTCCGTATCCATGCTTTGCTGGTAGACCGCTACCTTCATACCTACAAGGACAAGATGACATTCTTTAGTGATGGAGAACTTGTGTTCAAGGACATACTAGAGGATCCAGATAAATTCTTTATCTTCAAGTCCATCTTGGCTAAAACCAATGTCAGCAAGTTTGACCTTCCCAACCGCGAGGCCTACAAAGATTTCTTTGGAGTAAACTCCGTTACAAGCTTCAAGCTTCTGTCCCAGCAATGCTCCTACATGGGTGGGTGCCTCATTGAGAAGATCGAAAGAGCCATAACACGTGAGCTTCCAGATCTCATTGGCAGCATCAGTAAAAAGCCTTCAAATCTCAACTGTGATGTGACCGGTTGTGGAGAAGCACCAAAGAACCGTTATAAAAAACATTAA